The Calditrichota bacterium genome has a window encoding:
- a CDS encoding DUF438 domain-containing protein — MAAEPIYRLTPQTIVGNLIEAFPFLIEELGRFNPHYRALQDPEQRKLNASQATLEMASMRGGVTVDAMMQFIAGAVQQHTGRTLIIDGAFTQTVSQERLDAFRQIMKKLHAGGTLAEAQRDFALLVRQSAPGEIAEMEQYLIKEGVPVSDIKHMCDVHLQVVNPTLEKVAIDVPSGHPVHTFMSENRLIELAVSHVKAIMEAANNAPTPTANPEAWKELVTYLDKLGEIDKHYLRKEHQIFSYLERYGFTGPSTVMWATHDDIRAHLKAVREACKAQDTDFVAANLPPVLNAILMMIQKEESILLPTAMKLLSEEDWIAIKKAESEIGYMEAYSPGSEWKHAGVSGAPVTKASDGLLNMDVGALTLEQVNLLLTNLPVELSYVDENDTVRYYSNQKHKIFARTPDAIGRKVQNCHPPKSVHLVNKILSDFRTGRRDVAEFWIPFNEMFVHIRYFAIRDKDGKYRGSLEVVQDVSGIRALEGERRLLAEE; from the coding sequence ATGGCAGCAGAACCCATTTACAGACTAACTCCCCAAACAATCGTTGGCAATCTGATTGAAGCCTTTCCCTTCTTGATCGAAGAACTGGGGAGATTCAATCCGCACTATCGCGCCTTACAGGATCCCGAACAGCGCAAACTGAATGCGTCGCAAGCCACGCTTGAGATGGCGTCGATGCGCGGCGGCGTAACCGTCGATGCGATGATGCAATTCATCGCCGGAGCGGTGCAGCAACACACGGGCCGTACGCTGATTATCGACGGAGCATTCACACAAACGGTTAGTCAAGAACGACTCGATGCGTTTCGTCAGATCATGAAAAAACTCCACGCCGGAGGAACGCTGGCGGAAGCGCAGCGCGATTTTGCATTGCTCGTCCGGCAATCTGCACCCGGCGAAATCGCCGAGATGGAGCAATATCTGATCAAAGAAGGAGTTCCGGTTTCGGACATCAAGCATATGTGCGACGTGCATCTGCAAGTCGTCAACCCAACTTTGGAAAAAGTGGCGATAGACGTGCCTTCGGGTCATCCGGTGCACACGTTCATGTCGGAGAACCGTTTGATCGAATTGGCGGTTTCGCACGTCAAAGCTATCATGGAAGCGGCCAACAACGCTCCGACGCCGACGGCTAACCCCGAAGCGTGGAAAGAACTCGTCACCTATCTCGACAAACTTGGCGAAATCGACAAGCACTATTTGCGAAAAGAGCATCAGATCTTCTCATACTTAGAGCGCTACGGATTTACCGGACCTTCGACCGTCATGTGGGCCACGCACGACGACATTCGCGCGCACTTGAAGGCCGTGCGCGAGGCCTGCAAAGCCCAAGACACAGACTTTGTCGCGGCCAATCTTCCGCCCGTGTTGAATGCGATTCTCATGATGATTCAAAAAGAAGAATCGATTCTTCTTCCCACGGCAATGAAGCTGCTTTCAGAAGAGGATTGGATCGCGATCAAGAAAGCCGAATCCGAAATCGGCTACATGGAAGCCTACAGTCCGGGCAGCGAGTGGAAGCACGCCGGTGTTTCAGGTGCACCCGTCACCAAAGCAAGTGACGGCCTGCTCAACATGGACGTCGGCGCGTTAACACTCGAGCAAGTCAATCTGCTTCTGACAAATCTTCCGGTCGAACTTTCTTACGTCGACGAAAACGACACCGTGCGCTACTACTCGAATCAGAAGCATAAGATTTTCGCGCGCACGCCCGATGCTATCGGCCGCAAAGTCCAAAACTGTCATCCACCGAAGAGCGTGCATCTTGTGAACAAAATTCTATCCGATTTCCGCACGGGCCGCAGGGACGTCGCCGAATTTTGGATTCCGTTCAACGAAATGTTTGTCCACATCCGCTACTTTGCGATTCGTGACAAAGACGGAAAGTACCGCGGGTCACTGGAAGTCGTACAGGACGTCTCCGGTATCCGCGCGCTCGAAGGTGAAAGACGCTTGCTCGCAGAGGAGTAG
- a CDS encoding cytochrome C, whose amino-acid sequence MKAIYLLLVIFTFALSAQAQSKACIACHSESSPGVVADWQLSKHAENGISCEDCHGSAHNAADNYRLAKLPTPQTCNECHEDQVAQFSKGKHAMAWAAQNAMPTIHWQPMSLIDGMKGCGACHKIGLKSDDEVKKLNEEYGGHGNASCDACHTRHTFSVEEARQPQACQTCHMGFDHPQWEMYSSSKHGVRHGLKQMGILPESASAPTCQDCHMQNGNHEVRTAWGFLAVRLPMPEDSQWTADRVTILQALGVLDPSGQPTGRLDAVKAADIARLTQEDFDRERNKMTETCSQCHAKTWAKGELAKGDDMIKNADHLMAEAIRIIADLYQDNIIPKPSNYANNFPDLLTFHDAPSVIEQTLFVMFLEHRMRTFQGTFHANPDYALWYGWSEMQRDLQEIKERAAELRAKH is encoded by the coding sequence ATGAAAGCTATCTATTTACTTTTAGTTATCTTCACATTCGCTCTGTCTGCGCAGGCACAGTCCAAAGCCTGTATTGCTTGCCACAGCGAAAGCTCGCCCGGTGTAGTGGCAGACTGGCAGCTCTCCAAACACGCCGAAAACGGGATTTCTTGCGAAGATTGCCACGGTTCTGCGCACAATGCAGCCGATAACTACCGATTGGCCAAGCTGCCGACTCCGCAAACCTGCAACGAATGCCACGAAGATCAAGTCGCGCAATTCAGCAAAGGCAAACACGCGATGGCTTGGGCCGCCCAAAACGCCATGCCCACGATTCACTGGCAGCCGATGAGCCTAATTGACGGCATGAAAGGCTGCGGCGCCTGCCACAAGATTGGCTTGAAGAGTGACGATGAAGTCAAGAAATTGAACGAAGAGTACGGCGGCCACGGCAATGCCTCATGCGACGCCTGTCACACTCGCCACACCTTCTCCGTTGAAGAAGCGCGCCAGCCGCAAGCCTGCCAGACTTGCCACATGGGCTTTGATCACCCGCAGTGGGAGATGTACTCTTCGTCGAAGCACGGAGTCCGGCACGGATTAAAACAAATGGGTATATTACCGGAGTCCGCGTCCGCGCCGACCTGTCAGGATTGCCACATGCAAAACGGCAATCACGAAGTTCGCACCGCATGGGGTTTCTTGGCCGTCAGACTCCCGATGCCCGAAGATTCGCAGTGGACAGCGGACCGTGTGACGATTCTACAAGCGCTCGGAGTTTTGGATCCCTCCGGTCAACCTACAGGCCGTCTCGACGCCGTCAAAGCTGCCGACATCGCGCGCTTGACGCAGGAAGATTTCGACCGCGAGCGCAACAAGATGACCGAAACTTGTTCGCAGTGTCACGCGAAAACGTGGGCAAAGGGCGAGCTCGCCAAAGGCGACGACATGATTAAGAATGCCGATCACCTGATGGCCGAAGCGATTCGCATCATCGCAGATCTCTATCAAGACAACATCATTCCCAAACCGTCCAACTACGCCAATAACTTCCCCGATCTCCTGACCTTCCACGACGCGCCGTCCGTCATCGAGCAAACATTGTTCGTGATGTTCCTCGAACACAGAATGCGCACGTTCCAAGGAACATTCCACGCGAATCCTGATTACGCGCTGTGGTACGGCTGGAGCGAAATGCAGCGGGACCTGCAAGAGATCAAGGAACGCGCGGCGGAGTTGCGCGCTAAACATTAG
- a CDS encoding helix-turn-helix transcriptional regulator, translated as MDTLTRYLSQYAFGEKIRRLRLKKSMGLVELGKHTGLSAAMLSKLENNHVIPTLQTLSRIAMVFSVGLDHFFMDPALHKNIQVTRAKERMELEEKLEGKSVVYRFQCLDYPANDRKSSSYLALFNDVSEGPVAMHSHVGTEFIYLESGALEIDVDGEIVQLEAGDSAHFDGSLPHSYRKIGKEMCRAIVVTVP; from the coding sequence ATGGATACTCTGACCCGCTACCTATCTCAATATGCTTTCGGAGAGAAAATTCGCAGGCTTAGACTCAAGAAAAGCATGGGTTTAGTCGAATTGGGAAAGCACACCGGCCTATCCGCAGCGATGCTCTCGAAGCTCGAGAACAACCACGTAATTCCGACCTTGCAGACCCTTTCACGAATCGCAATGGTCTTCTCCGTCGGGCTAGATCACTTCTTCATGGACCCCGCGCTTCACAAGAACATTCAAGTTACTCGCGCGAAAGAACGCATGGAGCTCGAGGAGAAGTTGGAAGGAAAAAGCGTCGTCTACCGTTTTCAATGCCTCGACTATCCAGCCAATGACCGTAAGTCCAGCTCATACTTGGCATTATTCAACGATGTTTCCGAGGGGCCCGTGGCTATGCACTCGCACGTCGGCACGGAGTTCATTTATCTTGAAAGCGGTGCCCTCGAAATTGACGTGGACGGAGAAATCGTGCAGCTCGAAGCAGGCGACAGCGCCCATTTTGATGGCAGCCTTCCGCACAGCTACAGAAAGATTGGGAAGGAAATGTGCCGTGCAATCGTCGTGACCGTACCGTAG
- a CDS encoding MBL fold metallo-hydrolase encodes MKITFHGAAGGVTGSKHLIEAGGKRVLLDCGMFQGRRKEALELNWGMSEELSHVDAVILSHAHLDHCGLLPLLVNRGYKGRIFSTAATRDITEFILKDSANIQEHDTRWFRKEKIELSEPSQPLYESDDIPGTMSAFREVPFANHGSKWHTVIPGVRLKFYQAGHILGSAWMMLEFDGENGPERLAFSGDLGRFHTPLLKDPMYSDEECPVLLLESTYGNREHKPRELAYEKLKNAIIRATDRKGKVVIPSFALGRTQELIYVLHRMHDAGTIPDIPIYIDSPLGINMTDVYRSHRDQYDIESKKDFPDPGDYPLVDERIRYTRSVRESMQLNDKKGPFVVIASSGMMEGGRIRHHLRHTISHKENIILIIGYQAEYTLGRRLVEHEPQVRLFNDWYDVNAEVLTLNEFSAHADAKELHAFADNLTGVKKIFLVHGEHEQASALRDRLLYGNDQLSVTIPQKGDSVKL; translated from the coding sequence ATGAAGATTACGTTTCACGGAGCAGCCGGTGGAGTTACCGGATCGAAGCACCTGATCGAAGCAGGCGGAAAACGTGTGTTGTTGGACTGCGGGATGTTTCAAGGCCGCCGCAAGGAGGCTTTGGAACTGAACTGGGGAATGAGTGAAGAACTTTCACATGTAGACGCTGTGATTTTGTCGCACGCGCACTTGGACCACTGCGGACTCTTGCCGCTGTTGGTCAACCGCGGCTACAAGGGAAGAATCTTCTCGACGGCGGCCACGCGTGACATCACTGAGTTTATTCTCAAGGATAGCGCAAACATTCAGGAACATGACACGAGGTGGTTTCGCAAAGAAAAGATCGAACTGAGCGAGCCGTCTCAACCGCTTTATGAATCGGATGACATACCGGGGACAATGAGCGCGTTTCGCGAGGTGCCGTTTGCGAACCACGGTTCTAAGTGGCACACTGTGATTCCGGGTGTTAGACTGAAGTTTTATCAAGCCGGACATATTTTAGGTTCGGCGTGGATGATGCTTGAATTCGACGGTGAGAACGGACCGGAACGGCTGGCCTTTTCAGGTGACTTGGGGAGGTTTCACACGCCGCTCTTGAAAGACCCGATGTACTCCGACGAAGAGTGTCCGGTACTTCTGCTCGAATCGACCTACGGCAACCGCGAACACAAACCGCGCGAACTGGCCTATGAAAAACTGAAGAATGCCATCATTCGCGCCACGGACCGCAAAGGCAAAGTTGTGATTCCGTCGTTTGCTCTGGGAAGAACGCAGGAGCTGATTTATGTCTTGCACCGGATGCACGACGCCGGTACGATTCCCGACATTCCAATTTACATCGACAGTCCGCTGGGAATCAACATGACGGACGTTTACCGGAGTCACCGGGACCAATACGATATTGAGTCGAAGAAAGACTTCCCCGATCCGGGCGACTATCCGTTGGTCGACGAGCGAATTCGGTATACGCGAAGCGTGCGCGAATCGATGCAGCTTAACGACAAGAAAGGGCCGTTTGTCGTTATCGCATCCTCGGGAATGATGGAAGGCGGCCGCATCCGGCACCATTTGCGGCATACCATCAGCCACAAAGAAAACATCATTCTGATCATCGGCTATCAGGCTGAATATACGCTGGGACGCAGATTGGTCGAGCACGAACCGCAGGTGAGATTGTTCAACGATTGGTACGACGTGAACGCCGAAGTCTTGACTCTCAATGAATTCAGCGCGCACGCAGATGCCAAGGAACTGCACGCGTTTGCGGACAACCTGACCGGAGTCAAGAAGATATTCCTCGTGCATGGCGAACATGAACAGGCGTCTGCGTTGCGCGACCGGTTGCTCTATGGCAATGACCAATTGAGCGTGACGATACCTCAGAAAGGTGACAGCGTCAAATTATAG
- the sixA gene encoding phosphohistidine phosphatase SixA: MYIYLVRHAIAVEHGTPGYKDSDRPLTEEGIERMQKAARGLAHFIDPPDLIVSSPYLRAKQTAEILAVALQSRDGITEWPMLTPASAPTGVFANLNENSSTTNSVMLVGHEPHISRLTALLLGTKSDAIRFKKGAVCALECPAHLVPGCAELQWFLTPKQLRRLA; the protein is encoded by the coding sequence GTGTATATCTATTTAGTTCGTCACGCCATTGCCGTTGAACACGGCACACCCGGTTACAAAGATTCGGACCGGCCCTTGACCGAAGAGGGCATCGAACGAATGCAGAAGGCCGCACGCGGCTTGGCGCATTTCATTGACCCACCGGACTTGATCGTTTCAAGTCCTTACTTGAGAGCCAAGCAGACGGCCGAAATTCTCGCGGTTGCATTGCAGTCGCGGGACGGGATTACGGAGTGGCCGATGCTGACTCCCGCTTCCGCGCCAACAGGCGTGTTTGCCAATTTGAACGAAAACAGCTCAACGACCAACTCCGTGATGCTCGTGGGACACGAGCCGCACATTTCCCGCTTGACCGCGTTGCTTCTGGGAACGAAGTCCGACGCCATCCGCTTCAAGAAGGGAGCCGTGTGTGCTCTGGAATGTCCTGCCCATCTTGTTCCCGGCTGCGCGGAGCTGCAGTGGTTTTTGACTCCCAAACAACTTCGACGACTTGCATGA
- a CDS encoding thymidylate kinase, producing the protein MNRQFDQPHPYPGKLIIVEGIDGSGKSTQLQLLHRWLEGMDRRVFFTEWNSSRLVNDAIKRGKKKNLLTPMTFSVLHATDFADRLAHLIIPPLKAGMIVCADRYIYTAFSRDVVRGVDRDWVRDLYGFSVRPDIAMYFRVPIEVSLNRILSGRPQLKFHEAGMDLGLSDDPVESFKIFQTRILNEYDLIAEEYGLTVMDATLPITKQQEIFRKVVTENLDAYTARPITRTKKKKAANV; encoded by the coding sequence ATGAACAGACAATTTGACCAACCTCACCCCTACCCCGGCAAGCTGATTATCGTCGAAGGCATTGACGGCTCAGGCAAATCGACTCAATTGCAGCTATTGCACCGCTGGCTGGAAGGCATGGACCGCCGCGTGTTCTTCACGGAGTGGAATTCTTCGCGTCTGGTCAACGACGCGATCAAGCGCGGCAAGAAAAAGAACTTGTTGACGCCGATGACGTTCAGCGTGCTGCATGCGACCGACTTCGCAGACCGGCTGGCGCATTTGATTATTCCGCCGCTCAAGGCAGGGATGATCGTTTGCGCGGACAGATATATTTATACGGCGTTCAGCCGCGACGTGGTGCGCGGCGTTGACCGTGATTGGGTGCGCGATCTGTACGGGTTTTCGGTGAGGCCGGACATTGCGATGTATTTCCGCGTCCCGATTGAAGTCTCGCTTAATCGAATTTTGAGCGGCAGGCCGCAACTCAAGTTTCACGAAGCGGGTATGGATTTGGGCCTCAGCGACGACCCGGTCGAAAGTTTCAAGATTTTCCAAACGAGAATTTTGAACGAATACGATTTGATTGCCGAAGAGTACGGATTGACCGTCATGGACGCGACTTTGCCGATTACGAAGCAACAAGAGATTTTCCGCAAGGTGGTCACGGAGAATCTGGATGCGTACACAGCGAGACCGATTACTCGCACGAAAAAGAAGAAGGCCGCCAATGTCTGA
- a CDS encoding thymidylate kinase translates to MSEPRYFHGNGQPYLKPGDLSGKLIVIEGTDGVGRSTQIAEIRQWLEMNGYGVVTTGLSRSALLTKTIDQAKAGHTLNVYTYCLLYVADFADRLEHEIIPALRAGFVVIADRYIYTLIARAIVRGADPDWIRHVLGFALQPDAVFYLKISLENLVPRVINSERLYEHYWVEDSPEGLDYWESGMDLRLGEDFYDSFLEYQRRKMTALDAMAKDYDFTILPASRGFNQVSRLLKQGFMRVLNGEHETA, encoded by the coding sequence ATGTCTGAACCACGTTATTTTCACGGAAACGGGCAGCCGTATCTGAAGCCCGGAGATCTTTCGGGAAAGCTCATCGTTATCGAAGGCACGGACGGTGTGGGACGCTCCACGCAGATCGCGGAGATCCGGCAATGGCTGGAGATGAATGGATACGGCGTGGTGACGACTGGATTATCACGCTCCGCGCTTTTGACCAAGACGATCGATCAAGCAAAAGCCGGACACACGCTCAACGTGTACACATATTGCCTTTTGTATGTGGCGGACTTCGCGGACCGACTTGAACACGAAATTATTCCGGCTCTGCGCGCAGGGTTCGTCGTGATCGCGGACCGTTATATTTACACTCTAATTGCGCGCGCAATCGTGCGCGGCGCCGACCCGGATTGGATTCGCCACGTGCTCGGATTTGCGCTGCAGCCGGACGCGGTTTTCTATTTGAAGATCAGTCTCGAAAATCTCGTGCCGCGCGTGATCAATAGCGAGCGGTTATATGAACATTATTGGGTGGAAGACTCGCCCGAAGGTCTCGACTATTGGGAATCGGGCATGGACCTTCGACTCGGCGAAGATTTTTACGACAGTTTTCTCGAATATCAACGCCGGAAAATGACCGCACTCGACGCGATGGCGAAGGACTATGACTTCACCATTTTGCCTGCGTCACGCGGATTTAATCAGGTAAGCAGACTTCTGAAACAAGGCTTTATGCGCGTACTAAACGGTGAGCACGAAACGGCCTGA
- a CDS encoding Ppx/GppA family phosphatase — MSTKRPDRIAAIDIGTNSIHLVVARVIKETGGFEVLDHDKDMVRLGAGIGPNGELTDKAIDKALFAIRKFQARSKASGASLRIVATSAVREATNRDYFLERARQELGDSIEVVSGFEEARLTYLAVRKAVDTGLRSTLMIDIGGGSTEFVVGYGDDIVYDDSLKLGAVRLTTQFFPNGKTDSKSVAECRKFCTLSLAPVRRSVAQEKIDWVVGSSGTIQCMGRMAMHARGEQPNGRLNRITFTAAELRDNVERILSAKNTEGRAKLKGVDDGRADVIPAGALLLESIFNDLNIPSMTISEYSIREGILFDTIARSYQLKDFLSHEGQRFRSVMHLAKRLNFEQTHAEHVTMLALSIFDQTRDLHKLGEIERELLEAAALLHDVGLFVAHSAHHKHSYYLIRNSQILGFADYEQQIVAHVARYHRKSPPRKSHLDFMSLPASYQSLVSKLAGILRIADGLDRTHASTVRDVDVRFNADEVTFSLIPNGKRSLEYSMWGAERKRDMFEAAFNRRAVFVPALETVTL; from the coding sequence GTGAGCACGAAACGGCCTGATCGCATCGCCGCTATCGATATCGGCACAAATTCCATCCATCTTGTTGTCGCGAGAGTGATCAAAGAGACGGGCGGCTTTGAAGTGCTTGACCACGACAAGGACATGGTGCGCTTGGGTGCCGGTATTGGGCCGAACGGCGAGTTGACCGACAAGGCGATCGACAAAGCACTGTTTGCCATTAGGAAATTTCAGGCGAGATCAAAAGCCTCCGGCGCGTCGCTGCGAATCGTGGCAACGAGCGCGGTGCGTGAAGCAACAAACCGCGACTATTTTTTGGAACGCGCACGGCAGGAGCTGGGCGATTCGATTGAAGTGGTGTCGGGATTCGAAGAAGCACGACTGACGTATCTGGCCGTGCGCAAAGCTGTCGACACCGGTTTGCGTTCGACACTGATGATCGACATCGGTGGCGGAAGCACGGAGTTCGTGGTCGGTTACGGCGACGACATCGTGTACGACGACAGCTTGAAGCTCGGAGCGGTACGATTGACGACGCAGTTTTTTCCAAACGGAAAAACTGACTCGAAGTCCGTCGCGGAATGCAGGAAGTTTTGCACACTAAGTCTGGCGCCCGTGAGACGCAGCGTCGCGCAGGAAAAGATCGACTGGGTGGTGGGCAGCAGCGGCACAATTCAGTGCATGGGCAGAATGGCCATGCACGCGCGCGGCGAGCAGCCGAACGGACGGCTCAACAGAATTACTTTTACCGCCGCCGAGCTGCGCGACAACGTCGAACGAATATTGTCCGCGAAAAATACCGAAGGCCGCGCCAAACTCAAAGGCGTTGACGACGGCCGTGCGGACGTCATTCCGGCGGGCGCACTGCTCTTGGAATCCATATTCAACGACTTGAACATTCCTTCGATGACGATATCTGAGTATTCGATCCGCGAAGGAATTTTGTTTGATACGATTGCAAGGTCGTACCAACTCAAGGATTTTCTGTCGCACGAAGGTCAGAGGTTCCGCAGCGTGATGCATTTGGCGAAACGGCTTAACTTCGAGCAGACTCACGCCGAGCACGTCACGATGCTTGCGCTCTCAATTTTTGACCAGACCCGCGATCTGCATAAGCTCGGTGAAATTGAGCGGGAGCTGCTTGAGGCCGCGGCGCTTTTGCACGACGTGGGACTGTTCGTGGCACACTCTGCGCACCACAAGCATTCGTACTATCTGATCCGCAATTCTCAGATACTGGGATTCGCGGACTACGAACAGCAGATCGTTGCGCACGTTGCCCGCTACCACCGCAAATCTCCACCGCGCAAGAGCCATCTCGATTTCATGAGTTTGCCCGCATCGTATCAATCACTGGTCAGCAAACTGGCGGGAATTCTGCGCATCGCGGACGGGCTGGACCGCACGCATGCTTCGACTGTGCGCGACGTGGACGTGCGGTTCAATGCCGATGAAGTTACGTTCTCGCTGATTCCGAACGGCAAACGTTCACTGGAATATTCGATGTGGGGCGCGGAACGCAAACGTGACATGTTTGAGGCGGCATTCAACCGCCGCGCAGTGTTTGTGCCCGCATTGGAAACTGTTACGCTTTAG